A section of the Hirschia baltica ATCC 49814 genome encodes:
- a CDS encoding FtsW/RodA/SpoVE family cell cycle protein — protein MTSFARSDRSLLAEWWRTVDKLMLASLFLLMGVGLLVSLAAGPAASERIGFSDPYHFVYRQAFFMACAAILLVGTSILTPPWARRVAGIVFFLGFLLMAYILLFGHEAKGAQRWIRIAGTTFQPSEIVKPALVLIIGWLLAQREHFPNAPWTLVAFILYAATMGLLLLQPDVGQSALLTAGFLAAFFVSGISLSWVFGLGAGFVALGGSLFTFFPHVRHRVNSFINPSEYDTYQIDTAREAIERGGLMGAGMGEGQIKHDLPDAHTDFIYSVIGEEFGLFVCVALIILFAVITVRGVLTASRHPDPYPRAAAVGLFTLFGIQAAINISVNIALIPNKGMTLPFISSGGSSLLGSALTLGFALALTRRRPEISMRRFIP, from the coding sequence ATGACTAGCTTTGCGCGTTCCGATAGATCACTGTTGGCGGAATGGTGGAGAACTGTCGATAAATTGATGCTAGCCAGCCTTTTTCTCTTAATGGGCGTGGGGCTTCTTGTATCGTTGGCAGCAGGGCCGGCTGCGTCTGAACGGATTGGCTTTTCTGATCCTTATCATTTTGTGTATCGGCAGGCCTTTTTTATGGCGTGTGCTGCTATATTGCTTGTCGGTACGTCGATTTTGACGCCGCCTTGGGCGAGGCGTGTTGCGGGGATTGTATTTTTCTTAGGGTTTCTGCTGATGGCTTATATTCTGCTCTTTGGGCATGAAGCCAAAGGCGCGCAGCGTTGGATTCGTATTGCGGGAACGACTTTTCAACCCTCGGAAATTGTTAAACCCGCTCTTGTCTTGATTATTGGCTGGCTTTTGGCACAGCGTGAGCATTTCCCTAATGCACCGTGGACATTAGTGGCGTTTATTCTCTACGCGGCAACAATGGGACTTTTATTGCTTCAGCCGGACGTGGGGCAATCGGCACTTTTAACAGCTGGTTTCCTTGCTGCATTTTTTGTTTCTGGGATTTCCTTGTCTTGGGTGTTTGGTTTGGGCGCTGGGTTTGTCGCCTTGGGTGGAAGTTTGTTCACATTTTTTCCGCATGTGCGTCACCGCGTGAATTCATTTATAAACCCCTCTGAATATGACACTTATCAGATTGATACAGCACGTGAAGCAATTGAACGTGGCGGCCTTATGGGGGCGGGTATGGGGGAAGGGCAAATCAAACATGATCTTCCTGATGCACATACAGATTTTATATATTCTGTGATTGGCGAAGAGTTTGGCTTGTTTGTGTGTGTGGCGCTTATTATTTTATTTGCAGTCATCACAGTACGCGGCGTACTCACTGCGTCACGTCATCCAGACCCTTATCCGCGAGCAGCAGCTGTTGGCTTGTTCACATTGTTTGGCATCCAAGCTGCGATTAATATCAGTGTGAATATTGCACTTATACCCAATAAGGGAATGACGCTTCCTTTTATTTCATCGGGAGGTAGCTCTTTATTGGGATCGGCGCTAACTCTGGGGTTCGCATTAGCCTTAACGCGGCGACGCCCTGAAATTTCGATGAGACGGTTTATTCCCTGA
- the mraY gene encoding phospho-N-acetylmuramoyl-pentapeptide-transferase, giving the protein MLYLYLTPLAEDFGFLNLFTYLSFRSGGALLTALLVGVLFGDTMINWLRSRQGKGQPIRDLSLEAQMSKQGTPTMGGFIIWLSMLIGTLLWTDLTNPYIWVVLFVTLSFALMGFLDDYAKVAKQSTDGVSSLVRLGVEFVVAAIACAFIMGLHGAHTPLGYADWGSFNDLSQAIASLAPHTSADPNPQSFAGGVAIPFVNDYFFPLGGLFIAFGMIVIVGFANAVNFTDGLDGLAIVPTIFSAMAYALIAYLTGNFVFAEYLGIQFTPGTGELAVLLSALIGAGMGFLWYNTFPAKVFMGDTGSLGLGGLLGVVAVAVKHEFALVIIGFLFVLEVMSVMMQVGYFKLTRKLTGEGKRIFKMAPLHHHFQKDGWPETRVVVRFWILSAVFALMGLATLKLR; this is encoded by the coding sequence ATGCTCTATCTATATTTAACGCCTCTAGCTGAAGACTTTGGGTTTTTGAACCTATTCACATATCTTTCGTTTCGTTCTGGTGGTGCTTTGCTTACAGCTTTGTTGGTTGGTGTGTTGTTTGGCGACACAATGATCAATTGGTTGCGGTCCCGTCAGGGGAAAGGGCAACCTATCCGCGATCTCTCCCTTGAAGCGCAAATGTCGAAACAGGGCACACCGACAATGGGCGGATTTATAATCTGGCTGTCTATGCTCATCGGCACGCTTTTGTGGACCGATCTTACCAATCCATATATTTGGGTCGTGCTGTTTGTAACTTTATCATTTGCTTTGATGGGGTTTCTCGATGACTACGCAAAAGTCGCTAAGCAATCGACTGATGGTGTATCTAGCCTTGTGCGGCTGGGCGTTGAGTTCGTTGTCGCCGCGATTGCTTGTGCATTTATCATGGGCCTTCATGGCGCTCACACACCGCTTGGTTATGCTGATTGGGGTAGTTTCAATGATTTATCTCAAGCGATTGCATCATTAGCGCCGCACACAAGTGCAGACCCCAACCCTCAAAGTTTCGCAGGCGGCGTCGCTATTCCGTTTGTGAATGATTATTTCTTCCCGCTTGGTGGTTTGTTTATTGCGTTTGGCATGATTGTGATCGTTGGATTCGCAAATGCAGTGAACTTCACAGATGGCCTTGATGGTCTTGCAATCGTTCCCACGATTTTCTCGGCAATGGCGTATGCACTGATTGCATATTTAACGGGTAACTTCGTGTTTGCCGAATATCTGGGAATTCAATTCACGCCTGGAACGGGTGAGTTGGCTGTTTTATTGTCTGCCCTTATTGGCGCTGGAATGGGCTTCCTTTGGTATAATACATTTCCAGCAAAAGTGTTTATGGGCGACACGGGATCTCTCGGTTTGGGAGGATTACTTGGTGTTGTCGCCGTCGCGGTAAAACACGAGTTTGCATTGGTGATTATTGGCTTCTTATTCGTATTAGAAGTGATGTCAGTGATGATGCAGGTCGGATATTTTAAACTTACTCGTAAATTGACCGGTGAAGGTAAACGCATTTTCAAAATGGCTCCTTTACATCACCATTTCCAAAAAGATGGTTGGCCTGAAACCCGCGTTGTCGTGCGTTTTTGGATCTTGTCAGCGGTGTTCGCGCTGATGGGCTTAGCCACGTTGAAACTGAGGTAA
- the murD gene encoding UDP-N-acetylmuramoyl-L-alanine--D-glutamate ligase has protein sequence MIPVSVYKGKDVALFGLGRTGISAARALMAGGARVHAWDDNEISREKAAEAGLTIADINKMDWQKFSALVLSPGIPFKYPEPHRVVKMAKMVGVPVVGDMELFARAVAELPAYARPKIVGITGTNGKSTTTALIGHILERAGRDVRVGGNIGVGVLDLKAMNANSIYVLELSSYQLDLIDSLRCDVAVFLNVSPDHLDRHGGMQGYVAAKNRIFRNQTSADTAVIGVDDMRTQILCTRLAAENTRRVCPVSAEMALGRGVSVLEGMLSDSLSGHAETSVDLSSARALPGQHNHQNAAAAYAACQSLGLDASEIIDGLNSFPGLEHRLESVGSVNGVAFVNDSKATNSQAAEQALRAYPNAFWIAGGRAKDDGIDALAPYFSSIKKAYLIGHAMSDFSNTLKGKTPTMNCGTLDVAVAAAYKDALASGIKDPVILFSPACASFDQFKDFEARGDAFKNQVHAIEMDFKKKSKIIA, from the coding sequence ATGATCCCCGTTTCCGTATACAAAGGTAAAGATGTTGCTCTCTTCGGCTTGGGCCGGACAGGAATCTCTGCGGCGCGTGCTCTTATGGCAGGTGGTGCCCGTGTTCATGCATGGGATGACAATGAGATCTCACGTGAAAAAGCAGCAGAAGCAGGTCTGACAATTGCTGACATCAATAAAATGGACTGGCAAAAATTCTCAGCGTTAGTGCTATCTCCGGGCATTCCGTTCAAATACCCAGAGCCTCACCGCGTTGTGAAAATGGCTAAAATGGTTGGTGTCCCCGTTGTGGGTGACATGGAGTTGTTTGCGCGTGCTGTGGCAGAATTGCCCGCTTATGCACGCCCGAAAATTGTTGGAATTACTGGCACGAACGGTAAATCAACAACGACGGCTCTTATCGGTCATATTCTAGAACGTGCTGGGCGCGATGTGCGCGTTGGAGGGAATATAGGTGTTGGTGTTCTTGATCTAAAAGCGATGAATGCGAACTCTATTTATGTATTGGAATTGTCTTCATATCAGCTGGACTTGATTGATAGTTTACGTTGCGATGTCGCTGTGTTCTTGAATGTTTCTCCTGATCACCTTGATCGACATGGTGGAATGCAGGGTTATGTTGCGGCAAAGAACCGTATTTTCCGCAACCAGACATCTGCTGATACTGCCGTGATCGGTGTGGATGACATGCGTACTCAGATATTATGCACACGTTTAGCTGCTGAAAACACGCGCCGTGTCTGTCCGGTATCTGCTGAGATGGCGCTAGGACGCGGTGTATCAGTTCTAGAAGGAATGTTATCTGACAGTCTTTCTGGTCATGCAGAAACGTCCGTTGATCTTTCATCCGCGCGGGCATTGCCGGGACAGCACAATCACCAAAATGCCGCCGCGGCTTATGCTGCATGTCAGTCTCTTGGTTTGGATGCCTCCGAAATAATTGATGGTTTGAATTCATTCCCTGGTCTGGAGCACCGTCTTGAAAGCGTTGGAAGCGTCAATGGTGTCGCCTTTGTCAACGATTCCAAAGCGACAAATTCACAAGCAGCTGAGCAAGCCTTGCGCGCTTATCCCAATGCTTTCTGGATTGCAGGTGGCCGCGCCAAGGATGATGGCATTGATGCGCTAGCGCCGTATTTTTCAAGTATCAAGAAAGCCTATTTGATTGGTCACGCTATGTCTGATTTCAGCAATACGCTGAAAGGCAAGACGCCAACAATGAATTGTGGAACCTTGGATGTAGCTGTTGCTGCAGCGTATAAAGATGCGTTGGCATCAGGTATCAAAGATCCTGTTATTCTCTTTTCGCCGGCATGCGCCAGTTTTGATCAGTTCAAAGATTTTGAAGCGCGTGGTGATGCTTTTAAAAACCAAGTTCACGCGATCGAAATGGACTTTAAAAAAAAGAGTAAAATCATCGCCTGA
- a CDS encoding cystatin family protein — MKRSVISLLTPFALLISCNSHETHNSMPKSPALPPPPFEAPTNPETTEIDNFSEKDLLVGGYAPADIDDESAIKAKEMVIDAIYKKFPTRALVDKVEMQVQVVAGLNYKFRIEMSGPQATRDVFSGVVYRNLKDRFELTSLNQIQGK, encoded by the coding sequence ATGAAACGTTCAGTGATAAGCCTGCTCACACCTTTCGCACTTCTTATTTCCTGCAACAGTCATGAAACACATAATTCAATGCCAAAATCACCTGCTCTTCCGCCGCCACCCTTCGAAGCCCCAACAAACCCAGAAACCACAGAAATAGATAATTTTTCTGAAAAAGATTTGCTTGTCGGCGGGTATGCACCTGCTGATATCGATGATGAAAGCGCAATTAAAGCAAAAGAAATGGTGATTGACGCGATTTATAAGAAATTTCCTACGCGGGCACTCGTCGATAAAGTTGAGATGCAGGTACAAGTCGTGGCTGGATTAAACTATAAATTCCGTATTGAAATGTCGGGTCCACAAGCCACGCGTGATGTTTTCTCTGGTGTTGTCTATAGAAACCTAAAAGACAGATTTGAATTGACTAGTTTGAACCAAATACAAGGCAAATAA
- the murB gene encoding UDP-N-acetylmuramate dehydrogenase, translating into MTDLISKMPEVRGKLIADAELKPFTWFRVGGKADVLYLPADPDDLADFLKALPLDIPITVLGAASNTIVRDGGIEGVVIRLTPAFGKIRVQGNELVAGAAALDSKVSQKAAMFGLSGLEFFSGVPGTIGGALRMNAGCYEQETADVLVEAIALTRKGDWVTLVNRDFGYSYRHSEAPEDLIFVEALFRGNIIEPAIVKERIEALKKRREEAQPIREKTGGSTFANPDPPGTPDQRKCWKLIDEAGMRGARVGGAQVSEKHCNFMINTSDATASDIEELGEKVRAKVKENSGVDLRWEIKRIGRAI; encoded by the coding sequence ATGACTGATTTAATCTCTAAAATGCCTGAAGTGCGCGGCAAATTGATTGCTGATGCAGAGCTAAAACCCTTCACATGGTTTCGTGTGGGCGGAAAAGCGGATGTCTTGTATCTGCCAGCTGATCCAGACGATCTGGCTGATTTTCTAAAAGCGCTTCCCCTAGATATACCCATCACAGTTCTAGGTGCTGCTTCCAACACAATTGTACGCGATGGCGGCATAGAAGGTGTTGTGATTAGATTGACGCCCGCTTTTGGTAAAATCCGTGTGCAGGGCAATGAATTGGTCGCAGGTGCCGCTGCGCTTGATAGCAAAGTATCCCAAAAGGCTGCGATGTTTGGATTAAGCGGCCTTGAGTTTTTCTCTGGTGTTCCCGGCACAATTGGTGGCGCTTTGCGTATGAATGCGGGCTGCTATGAACAAGAAACCGCTGATGTGTTGGTAGAGGCAATTGCACTCACGCGCAAAGGCGATTGGGTGACACTCGTCAACAGAGATTTTGGTTATTCCTATCGCCATAGTGAGGCCCCTGAAGATCTCATATTTGTGGAAGCGTTGTTTCGGGGCAATATTATCGAGCCTGCCATTGTCAAAGAGCGGATTGAAGCCTTAAAAAAACGCCGTGAAGAAGCACAGCCCATCCGTGAGAAAACAGGCGGATCAACTTTTGCCAATCCAGACCCTCCCGGAACGCCTGATCAGCGCAAATGCTGGAAATTAATTGATGAAGCAGGCATGCGCGGTGCGCGCGTTGGCGGTGCTCAGGTGTCTGAAAAACACTGTAATTTCATGATCAATACAAGCGATGCTACAGCTTCTGATATTGAAGAGCTTGGCGAAAAGGTGCGCGCCAAAGTTAAAGAAAATTCCGGCGTCGATCTGCGCTGGGAAATCAAACGCATAGGCCGCGCCATTTAA
- the murG gene encoding undecaprenyldiphospho-muramoylpentapeptide beta-N-acetylglucosaminyltransferase, whose protein sequence is MTNLPSNDASPLVIIAAGGTGGHMFPAQAFATEMVKRGWRVGLVTDDRGMKYVENFPAEWIEQVKAATIGSKRPDKLIVSALKIKAGIGAAKKHMKRVKPALVAGFGGYPSFPSLSAAKALHVPIIIHEQNAVLGRVNRLFAKHAVTVASGFGRLDRIPKEAESHRIEVGNPVRAPILAIRDLPYPAVTADTKINLLVTGGSQGAKMFGEVVPAAIEQLPESLRSHLHMVQQVREDQIPNVQAIYDAAGVTCELAPFFNDMDQRLAVTHLVIARSGAGTVTELCVAGRPAILIPLGIAMDDHQRANAESLEAGGGAEVILEKEFTKSALAHVLEELLGPGGDLELRAAAAKALGPLTAAEELADIAIKAANL, encoded by the coding sequence ATGACAAATCTCCCTTCAAATGATGCTTCTCCATTGGTGATAATTGCAGCTGGCGGAACGGGTGGACACATGTTTCCCGCGCAAGCTTTTGCCACTGAAATGGTCAAGCGCGGTTGGCGGGTTGGTCTGGTCACTGATGATCGCGGCATGAAATATGTTGAGAATTTTCCAGCCGAATGGATTGAGCAGGTAAAAGCAGCAACCATTGGTTCAAAACGTCCTGACAAGCTGATTGTGTCTGCATTAAAAATCAAAGCAGGCATCGGTGCCGCAAAAAAACACATGAAGCGAGTGAAGCCTGCACTTGTGGCTGGTTTTGGTGGGTATCCAAGTTTCCCGTCTTTATCTGCCGCTAAGGCGTTGCATGTTCCAATTATCATTCATGAACAAAACGCAGTCTTAGGCCGCGTGAACCGCTTATTTGCAAAACATGCTGTAACAGTTGCGTCTGGTTTTGGACGTCTTGATCGAATACCCAAAGAAGCTGAAAGCCATCGCATAGAGGTTGGAAACCCTGTGCGCGCGCCGATATTGGCGATCCGTGATCTGCCTTATCCAGCGGTGACCGCCGATACTAAAATCAATTTACTTGTAACGGGCGGAAGCCAAGGCGCAAAAATGTTTGGTGAAGTTGTGCCCGCTGCTATTGAGCAATTGCCAGAAAGCCTGCGCAGCCATTTGCATATGGTGCAGCAAGTTAGGGAAGATCAAATTCCAAACGTACAAGCAATTTATGATGCCGCTGGCGTGACATGTGAGTTAGCACCATTTTTCAATGATATGGATCAGCGACTTGCCGTAACGCATCTTGTTATAGCCCGCTCAGGCGCAGGCACAGTGACAGAGCTTTGCGTAGCCGGTCGTCCCGCTATCTTAATCCCTCTTGGTATTGCTATGGATGATCATCAGCGTGCCAATGCGGAAAGTCTAGAAGCTGGCGGCGGCGCTGAAGTTATTCTCGAAAAAGAGTTTACAAAGTCGGCTTTGGCGCATGTCCTAGAGGAGCTATTGGGCCCTGGAGGTGACCTTGAATTGCGCGCAGCAGCGGCCAAAGCGTTAGGCCCATTGACGGCAGCTGAAGAATTAGCCGACATTGCCATAAAAGCAGCGAATCTTTAG
- a CDS encoding GNAT family N-acetyltransferase, with protein MSNVLETERLILRPPIADDFDAWAAFMADEEDARFIGGAMNRAVAWRAMMIMMGSWSAYGIGMFSVIEKSSNEWIGRIGPWQPEGWPGTEVGWGIRNSAQGKGYALEAAAISMDYAVEHLGWSTIIHTIDSENLASEKLAKRLGSVLMKRDVFLPAPLNTEPVNVWGQTAHQWALNRQSLTNSSKS; from the coding sequence ATGTCTAATGTATTAGAAACAGAAAGACTGATCCTACGCCCTCCCATAGCAGACGATTTTGATGCTTGGGCAGCATTTATGGCCGATGAAGAGGATGCGCGCTTTATAGGCGGTGCGATGAATCGCGCAGTCGCTTGGCGTGCCATGATGATAATGATGGGAAGCTGGTCAGCATACGGCATAGGCATGTTTTCTGTTATTGAAAAATCCAGCAATGAATGGATTGGTCGCATCGGTCCATGGCAACCAGAGGGGTGGCCAGGAACTGAAGTGGGATGGGGAATACGAAATTCCGCTCAGGGAAAAGGCTACGCGCTTGAAGCAGCAGCTATCAGCATGGATTATGCGGTCGAGCATTTGGGCTGGAGTACAATTATCCATACAATAGACAGTGAGAATTTGGCGTCTGAAAAGTTAGCAAAACGTCTGGGATCTGTATTGATGAAGCGAGATGTTTTTCTACCTGCTCCGCTCAATACTGAACCTGTCAATGTTTGGGGGCAAACAGCACACCAATGGGCGCTCAATCGCCAATCGTTAACAAATTCCTCAAAGAGTTAA
- the rsgA gene encoding ribosome small subunit-dependent GTPase A has translation MTRDFSQFLPNQSKAQKTEHKLSTLDILGWQPFFAQQVSAEEILETPPVRIIEIHRNSLHVLGEDIDTLIPSGPDATVGDWLLYNPKLPNSSKVLERKSVFQRRAAGTAWDLQLIAANVDTAFIVSSCNQDFNIARLERYIALALEAEVTPVIILTKIDLCEDATPYIEQAQSISDLVTVVTLDARGEEPQQKLAQWCRPRQTLVFLGSSGVGKSTLTNALAGKSDIATQAVREDDDKGRHTTTTRQLHMSPQGFTILDTPGMREIQLTDAAAGVSDLFSDYQEIAHQCRFRDCKHETEPGCAIQAALETEEIDSVRVARWKKLVAEEQFNSSTLAQRKSKDKSLGKLIKQVKKNSRK, from the coding sequence ATGACGCGTGATTTTTCTCAATTTTTACCAAACCAATCCAAAGCCCAAAAAACAGAACATAAATTATCCACCCTAGACATATTAGGCTGGCAGCCTTTTTTTGCGCAGCAAGTGAGTGCTGAAGAAATATTAGAAACGCCGCCGGTGCGGATCATCGAAATCCATCGCAATAGTCTGCATGTGTTAGGTGAAGACATAGATACGCTCATCCCATCAGGACCGGATGCGACGGTCGGCGATTGGTTGCTTTATAATCCCAAATTACCAAATTCGAGCAAAGTCCTTGAACGCAAAAGCGTGTTTCAACGCCGCGCTGCTGGTACGGCATGGGATTTACAGCTCATCGCGGCCAATGTGGACACGGCCTTTATCGTCTCATCCTGCAATCAAGATTTTAATATTGCCCGCTTAGAACGCTATATCGCTTTAGCGTTAGAGGCTGAGGTAACGCCAGTTATCATTTTAACGAAAATCGACCTGTGCGAGGATGCAACGCCCTATATTGAGCAAGCACAATCCATTTCTGATCTCGTCACGGTGGTTACCCTTGATGCGCGTGGAGAAGAACCACAACAAAAGCTCGCGCAATGGTGTCGTCCGCGACAAACGCTTGTGTTTCTTGGTTCATCGGGTGTTGGAAAATCCACACTCACCAATGCCCTTGCGGGAAAATCAGATATAGCCACGCAGGCTGTTCGCGAAGACGATGACAAAGGCCGCCACACCACAACAACGCGGCAATTGCACATGTCCCCTCAAGGCTTCACGATTTTGGATACACCCGGCATGAGAGAGATACAGCTCACCGATGCTGCTGCTGGTGTAAGTGATTTATTTTCTGATTATCAAGAGATTGCACATCAGTGCCGTTTCAGGGATTGCAAGCATGAGACCGAACCGGGTTGCGCAATTCAAGCAGCACTTGAGACTGAAGAAATAGACTCAGTACGCGTGGCAAGATGGAAGAAACTTGTCGCAGAAGAACAATTCAATTCATCCACTTTGGCCCAGCGCAAATCCAAAGATAAATCCTTAGGCAAGCTAATCAAACAAGTGAAAAAGAATAGCCGCAAATAA
- a CDS encoding glyoxalase superfamily protein translates to MKTSSKRLPSTISGAKEFAKSLRRSHAENHTPISHSKALELAAQKLGFVDWNTAAARLSNRPKFEPQIGDMVEGLYLKQPFTGTILSVRMMGGGSHYQISVHFDEAVDVVSFDSFSAYRQRINITLDSEGMSVHSTSDGEPHMTIDNTLSDVV, encoded by the coding sequence ATGAAGACATCTTCTAAACGCCTACCCTCCACGATTTCTGGTGCAAAAGAGTTTGCCAAATCTTTGCGCCGATCGCATGCAGAAAACCATACACCCATTTCACATTCCAAAGCGCTGGAATTAGCAGCACAGAAATTGGGTTTTGTTGATTGGAACACTGCAGCGGCGCGGCTGAGCAATCGACCTAAATTTGAACCTCAAATTGGAGATATGGTCGAAGGCCTATATCTAAAACAGCCATTTACCGGCACGATTTTATCCGTTCGCATGATGGGCGGCGGTAGCCATTATCAAATCAGTGTACATTTTGATGAAGCTGTTGATGTGGTGAGTTTTGACTCATTTTCAGCCTATCGTCAGCGCATCAATATCACCCTTGATAGTGAAGGTATGAGTGTTCACTCTACAAGCGATGGCGAACCGCATATGACCATAGATAATACATTATCAGACGTGGTATAG
- the murC gene encoding UDP-N-acetylmuramate--L-alanine ligase, translating into MKNPSPFDLGPAHLVGIGGIGMSGIAEIMLTMGYQVQGSDMREGPNLDRLRKKGARIFIGHEAENVANAGAVIISSAIKAGNPEVDAARAAGIPVVRRANMLAELVRMKWTVCVAGTHGKTTTTTMVSSLLDAADIDPTVINGGIVNAYGSNAKAGAGDWMVLEADESDGTFTKLSPTAAIVTNIDPEHMEHYGSMENLRAAFDTFVENIPFYGFAVLCTDHPEVQALASRIVDRRRITYGFNRQADVRAVNLRTDLKGAHFDIALRRPGSATPRMIKGATLPMAGDHNVQNALAAVTVALELGASDDQILAGLSGFGGVKRRFTPAGEWEIEAGKEPVRIIDDYGHHPVEIEAVLKAARSMQGQGGVIAVAQPHRYSRLNDLFSEFSTCFDMADIVLIPPVYEAGETPIEGINHETLVKSIRQHGHKDVGILESLEALPEAIKAYAKPGDMVVCLGAGDITNYANSLAENLKK; encoded by the coding sequence ATGAAAAACCCATCACCATTTGACCTCGGCCCCGCACATCTTGTTGGTATTGGCGGAATTGGAATGTCCGGTATCGCTGAGATCATGCTCACCATGGGATATCAGGTTCAAGGGTCTGATATGAGGGAAGGCCCAAATCTGGACCGTCTTCGTAAAAAAGGTGCTAGGATCTTCATTGGTCATGAAGCGGAAAATGTTGCTAATGCTGGTGCGGTGATTATTTCTTCAGCTATTAAAGCGGGAAACCCTGAAGTTGATGCGGCGCGTGCTGCGGGGATTCCGGTGGTTCGCCGCGCAAACATGCTGGCGGAATTAGTGCGTATGAAATGGACCGTTTGTGTCGCTGGTACGCATGGAAAAACGACAACCACAACTATGGTGTCATCTTTGCTGGATGCTGCCGATATTGACCCTACCGTTATCAATGGCGGTATTGTGAATGCATATGGATCAAATGCCAAAGCGGGTGCAGGTGACTGGATGGTACTTGAGGCTGATGAAAGCGATGGTACTTTTACCAAGCTTTCGCCAACGGCTGCCATCGTTACGAATATAGACCCTGAACACATGGAGCACTATGGCTCTATGGAAAATCTACGGGCTGCTTTTGATACATTTGTTGAAAATATTCCCTTTTATGGCTTTGCTGTTTTGTGTACGGACCATCCTGAAGTGCAGGCGCTTGCATCGCGAATTGTGGACCGCCGCCGCATTACTTATGGGTTCAACCGTCAGGCGGATGTACGTGCAGTTAATCTAAGAACAGATTTAAAAGGCGCACATTTTGATATTGCGCTACGTCGCCCTGGTTCTGCGACACCGCGCATGATTAAAGGTGCAACTTTGCCAATGGCGGGCGATCATAATGTGCAAAATGCTCTAGCTGCTGTCACAGTTGCGCTAGAGCTTGGTGCAAGTGATGATCAAATCCTTGCAGGTCTTTCTGGCTTTGGCGGCGTCAAGCGTCGTTTCACGCCGGCAGGGGAGTGGGAAATCGAAGCAGGCAAAGAGCCTGTCCGCATTATTGACGATTATGGACATCACCCTGTTGAGATTGAAGCTGTGCTCAAGGCTGCGCGGTCCATGCAAGGCCAAGGCGGCGTAATCGCAGTTGCGCAACCTCACCGATATTCACGTTTGAATGACCTTTTCTCAGAGTTTTCAACCTGCTTTGACATGGCTGATATTGTGTTGATCCCGCCTGTGTATGAAGCCGGAGAAACACCAATTGAAGGCATAAATCACGAGACGCTTGTGAAATCTATTCGTCAGCATGGCCATAAAGATGTTGGTATTCTTGAAAGTTTAGAAGCACTCCCAGAAGCCATAAAAGCGTATGCAAAGCCGGGTGATATGGTCGTATGTTTGGGAGCGGGTGACATCACAAATTATGCAAATTCACTGGCGGAAAACCTGAAGAAATAG
- a CDS encoding carboxymuconolactone decarboxylase family protein gives MTEYTLHTAETAPEASKEILEGAQKANGFVPNLYATMAQSPELLKSYKYLAEAFSSNSLTTDERNVVWQVINYENNCHYCVPAHTGIAKSQGISDDVIEALREGKTIPDAKLEALAEFTRQMLAQRGVVTDEQTQALFAHGYDTTTVLDVILGLAHKTLSNYTNHVAHTPVDDAFSKFAWTHPDER, from the coding sequence ATGACTGAATACACACTTCACACTGCAGAGACTGCACCTGAGGCCTCCAAAGAGATTTTGGAAGGAGCACAAAAAGCCAACGGTTTTGTGCCAAATTTATATGCGACAATGGCGCAAAGCCCAGAGCTTTTAAAATCTTATAAATACCTAGCAGAAGCGTTCAGCTCCAACTCATTGACTACAGATGAGCGTAATGTTGTCTGGCAAGTGATTAACTATGAGAATAATTGCCATTACTGTGTGCCAGCGCATACAGGGATTGCAAAATCTCAAGGCATATCAGACGATGTAATTGAAGCGCTTCGTGAAGGTAAAACTATTCCTGATGCAAAACTTGAAGCCCTTGCAGAATTTACCCGTCAAATGCTGGCACAGCGCGGCGTGGTTACAGACGAGCAAACGCAAGCATTATTTGCGCATGGCTATGACACAACAACCGTTTTGGATGTGATTTTGGGCTTGGCGCATAAAACGCTGTCTAACTACACAAACCATGTCGCTCACACACCAGTAGACGATGCTTTTTCTAAGTTTGCATGGACTCACCCAGACGAAAGATAA